One genomic region from Xyrauchen texanus isolate HMW12.3.18 chromosome 4, RBS_HiC_50CHRs, whole genome shotgun sequence encodes:
- the LOC127637038 gene encoding protein yippee-like 1 — translation MVKMTKSKTFQAYLPNCHRTYSCIHCRAHLANHDELISKSFQGSQGRAYLFNSVVNVGCGPAEERVLLTGLHAVADIYCENCKTTLGWKYEHAFESSQKYKEGKFIIELAHMIKDNGWE, via the exons ATGGTAAAAATGACTAAGTCAAAGACCTTCCAGGCTTACCTTCCCAACTGTCACCGAACCTACAGCTGCATCCATTGTCGGGCACACCTCGCCAATCACGATGAGCTCATCTCAAAG TCATTCCAAGGCAGTCAGGGACGAGCCTACCTCTTTAATTCAGT TGTGAATGTCGGTTGTGGTCCAGCAGAGGAGAGGGTTCTTCTAACAGGTTTACATGCGGTGGCGGACATCTACTGTGAAAATTGTAAAACCACTCTGGGCTGGAAATAC GAGCATGCATTTGAGAGCAGTCAGAAATATAAAGAAGGCAAGTTTATCATCGAGCTGGCTCATATGATCAAGGATAATGGCTGGGAGTGA